One segment of Capnocytophaga sp. oral taxon 878 DNA contains the following:
- the nusA gene encoding transcription termination factor NusA — protein sequence MNSLELIESFSEFKDDKLINRETLMAILEEVFRNTLKKKYGSDDNFDFIINPDKGDLQIFRNRVVVEDGAVTDDNQEIALSVARRIEPDFEVGEDVSEEIKINDLGRRAILALRQNLISKIHEYDSMNIYQRFKDIIGQIHVAEIHHIRHKAIILLDDDGNEIILPKEKQIPSDFFKKGDHVRGVIESVELKSTKPTIIMSRTSPLFLERLFEQEIPEIADGLITINKVVRIPGEKAKVAVDSFDDRIDAVGACVGVRGSRIHGIVRELGNENIDVIPYTNNTQLLISRALAPAHVSSVTLHEEEKRADVFLANEEVSKAIGKSGYNIRLASQLSGYEIDVYREGISDEDIELTEFDDEIEGWVLEELQKAGLDTAKSVLELSPEELMQRTDLEEETVKDVLRILAAEFE from the coding sequence ATGAATAGTCTTGAATTGATTGAATCATTTTCAGAATTTAAAGATGATAAATTGATTAACCGCGAAACCTTGATGGCTATTTTGGAGGAGGTTTTTCGCAATACCTTGAAAAAGAAGTACGGATCGGACGATAACTTTGATTTTATCATTAATCCTGACAAAGGTGACTTGCAGATATTTAGGAACCGTGTAGTGGTAGAGGATGGTGCTGTTACAGATGACAACCAAGAGATTGCCCTTTCGGTAGCTAGAAGGATAGAGCCTGACTTTGAGGTAGGGGAAGACGTTTCGGAAGAAATTAAAATTAATGATTTGGGTAGGCGTGCTATTTTGGCTCTTCGCCAGAACCTCATCTCGAAGATACACGAGTATGATAGCATGAATATTTACCAACGATTCAAGGACATTATTGGACAGATACACGTGGCTGAGATTCACCATATTCGCCATAAAGCTATTATTTTATTGGACGATGATGGGAATGAAATTATCCTACCGAAAGAGAAACAAATACCTTCGGACTTCTTTAAGAAGGGAGACCATGTACGTGGGGTAATAGAATCGGTAGAGCTGAAAAGCACTAAGCCAACGATTATAATGTCACGGACTTCGCCTTTGTTCTTGGAGCGCTTATTTGAGCAAGAAATACCTGAAATAGCTGATGGGCTTATTACTATTAATAAAGTAGTGCGCATACCTGGTGAAAAGGCTAAAGTAGCAGTGGATTCATTTGATGATAGAATTGATGCTGTGGGAGCTTGTGTAGGTGTACGTGGATCACGTATTCACGGTATAGTACGCGAACTAGGAAATGAAAATATTGATGTAATACCTTACACTAATAATACCCAACTGCTTATTTCACGCGCCTTGGCACCAGCACACGTAAGCTCGGTAACATTACACGAAGAGGAAAAACGTGCTGATGTGTTTTTGGCTAATGAAGAGGTATCAAAAGCGATAGGTAAATCGGGGTATAACATACGCCTAGCAAGCCAGCTATCGGGGTATGAAATAGATGTGTACCGCGAAGGCATAAGCGATGAGGATATAGAACTTACAGAGTTTGACGATGAGATAGAAGGCTGGGTATTGGAAGAGCTGCAAAAAGCAGGCTTGGATACAGCTAAGAGTGTATTAGAACTTAGCCCTGAAGAGCTTATGCAACGCACAGACCTTGAAGAGGAGACTGTAAAGGATGTGCTAAGGATATTGGCTGCTGAATTTGAATAA
- the rimP gene encoding ribosome assembly cofactor RimP: MNLKDQVKALIDKHLEEHSNLFLTDLTVSAANAICVIIDGDEGVTIDDCIDLSRAIEGNLDGEAIDFSLDVMSFGATEAFVNERQYKKNAGRTVQITTLDGKVQEGLLKGLSDGKVVLETETREPKPVGKGKITVKKEHLFDLNNIKEARVIIKF; encoded by the coding sequence ATGAACTTAAAAGACCAAGTTAAAGCACTTATAGACAAGCACTTAGAGGAGCACTCGAATTTATTTCTGACTGATCTTACAGTATCGGCAGCGAATGCCATTTGTGTTATTATTGATGGCGATGAGGGTGTTACTATAGATGATTGTATTGATTTGAGCCGTGCTATTGAAGGGAATTTGGATGGTGAGGCTATAGATTTTTCACTTGATGTGATGTCGTTCGGGGCTACGGAAGCCTTTGTAAATGAGCGTCAGTATAAGAAAAATGCAGGCAGGACAGTGCAAATTACGACCTTGGATGGGAAAGTGCAAGAAGGACTTTTGAAGGGGCTAAGTGATGGCAAAGTGGTGCTGGAGACTGAGACCCGTGAGCCTAAGCCTGTAGGTAAGGGCAAAATTACTGTTAAAAAGGAGCATCTTTTTGACTTGAATAATATTAAAGAAGCTAGAGTAATCATTAAATTTTAA
- a CDS encoding DUF6678 family protein, producing the protein MEKYKELFPSTEDYHRYIEQLEKKISTFATSYMSNAKWRKLFTAIIAHKNLIKQCEIYDFFGYCVNEIAWHKVGNDSDLYIQEDYISENITTGEYPTYYREIEYIEFKARWQKAYIGKLVPPIYETQDLNTIETLLHSIGQFQLLKTEESLRVLGYGN; encoded by the coding sequence ATGGAAAAATACAAGGAACTATTTCCATCCACAGAAGACTACCATCGCTATATAGAACAATTGGAAAAGAAAATAAGCACTTTTGCCACTTCGTATATGAGCAATGCCAAATGGCGCAAGCTCTTTACGGCTATCATCGCTCATAAAAATCTTATCAAGCAGTGCGAAATATATGATTTCTTTGGCTATTGTGTGAACGAAATTGCTTGGCACAAAGTAGGCAATGACAGCGATTTGTACATTCAAGAAGATTATATTTCGGAAAATATTACCACTGGTGAATACCCTACTTATTACCGCGAAATTGAATATATAGAGTTCAAAGCGCGCTGGCAAAAGGCATATATTGGCAAGTTAGTCCCTCCTATTTACGAGACACAAGACCTCAACACTATCGAAACCTTGCTCCATAGCATAGGTCAGTTTCAGTTATTAAAAACAGAAGAGAGTTTGAGGGTATTGGGGTATGGTAATTAA
- a CDS encoding helix-turn-helix domain-containing protein, translating into MSSIFVIGIFLCCFLSVLLFSKAPKRLSDNILGVWLLSIAIYLLNYYLHYLGYWEKYPHLVGATHPFPLLFAPFVYLYVVANLRQPQRIYWRDGLHFLPFVITYIAMFPFLFGYSAAEKAMIDQADYHSPYQWLFTISFVAFVVVCVVYSILAYRKINQYERVISEQFAYNEGISLQWLRLLLIGFGIIFGVMIGGYILQFLLEIELGVNIELIFLALFVLLIGIIGFWGIRYQGIFEPVRSLSVKNELQEPTEAEAEELQAPNKEKEIWNEGASLMAVREEDTLMAKMPEYRKSGLKAEEATALHQQLLTLMTTEKPYLEPKLSLTQLAEKLGVLPNHLSQIINQYEEKNFYDFVNEYRVEEFIILAKKDTDKNFNLLGLAYEAGFNSKSSFNQVFKKLKGKTPSQFVKEK; encoded by the coding sequence ATGAGTAGTATTTTTGTCATTGGTATTTTTTTATGTTGTTTTCTCTCGGTATTGCTTTTTAGCAAAGCCCCTAAAAGGCTATCGGACAATATATTGGGGGTATGGCTACTATCTATTGCCATTTACCTACTGAACTATTATCTGCACTATTTGGGGTATTGGGAAAAATACCCGCATTTGGTAGGAGCTACACACCCCTTCCCGTTGCTATTTGCTCCTTTTGTGTACTTATATGTAGTGGCTAACCTGCGCCAACCACAGCGGATTTACTGGCGAGATGGGTTGCATTTTCTGCCTTTTGTAATTACTTATATAGCTATGTTCCCTTTCCTTTTTGGCTACTCGGCTGCTGAGAAGGCAATGATAGACCAAGCTGATTACCATAGCCCTTATCAATGGTTATTTACGATTTCGTTTGTAGCTTTTGTGGTGGTATGTGTGGTATATTCAATATTGGCATATCGGAAAATTAACCAATATGAGCGGGTGATAAGTGAACAGTTTGCTTATAATGAAGGAATCAGCTTGCAATGGCTGCGATTATTACTCATAGGGTTTGGTATTATTTTCGGGGTAATGATAGGGGGATATATACTGCAATTTCTGTTAGAAATAGAATTGGGGGTTAATATAGAACTTATTTTCTTAGCGCTATTTGTACTGCTTATAGGGATTATAGGCTTTTGGGGAATACGATACCAAGGTATATTTGAGCCAGTACGGTCTTTATCGGTAAAGAATGAGTTACAAGAGCCTACCGAGGCAGAGGCAGAAGAACTACAAGCCCCTAACAAAGAAAAGGAGATATGGAATGAGGGTGCATCTTTAATGGCTGTACGGGAAGAGGATACCCTTATGGCTAAAATGCCTGAATACCGAAAATCGGGATTGAAAGCTGAAGAAGCTACTGCCCTACACCAACAGCTTTTGACCCTTATGACTACTGAGAAACCTTACCTTGAGCCCAAGTTATCTTTAACCCAATTGGCAGAGAAACTAGGTGTACTACCTAATCATCTTTCGCAGATTATTAACCAATATGAGGAGAAGAATTTTTATGACTTTGTAAATGAGTACAGGGTAGAGGAATTTATTATTTTGGCTAAGAAAGATACTGATAAAAACTTCAACTTATTGGGGCTTGCCTATGAAGCAGGGTTCAACTCTAAATCATCATTTAACCAAGTATTTAAGAAGCTAAAAGGCAAAACCCCGAGCCAGTTTGTGAAAGAGAAATAA
- a CDS encoding DUF4303 domain-containing protein, whose protein sequence is MDKQKIEELTSTLCNSIVSDLNQMKDTHKQPYALALVCNDAMEHFFLALANTEDLESILSENEVTPTNTDDFLYFKWSPNEWLCMSYDLEDSQLKAFNKKLREEASAIKSDCDNYRKTMLEVCMAALVKAKPQVESLLKHSNLPIFVSFTDISKLQEIENYTALQINSKEVYEAFSTRFAELDWGKDLGVYAPF, encoded by the coding sequence ATGGATAAACAAAAAATAGAAGAACTCACCAGTACCTTGTGCAATAGTATTGTGAGCGATTTGAACCAAATGAAGGACACTCACAAACAACCTTATGCCTTGGCATTGGTTTGCAATGATGCTATGGAACATTTCTTTTTAGCATTAGCCAATACTGAAGACTTGGAGAGTATACTCTCAGAAAATGAGGTGACACCTACTAATACAGACGATTTTCTATATTTTAAATGGTCGCCTAATGAATGGTTGTGTATGAGTTATGATTTAGAAGATAGTCAGTTGAAAGCCTTTAATAAAAAACTTAGGGAAGAGGCGAGTGCTATCAAAAGCGATTGTGATAACTATAGGAAAACTATGCTTGAAGTGTGTATGGCAGCGCTTGTTAAAGCCAAACCTCAGGTAGAAAGCTTATTAAAACATAGCAACCTACCTATTTTTGTATCATTTACTGATATTTCAAAACTACAAGAAATTGAGAACTACACCGCTTTACAAATCAATTCCAAAGAAGTGTATGAGGCTTTTAGTACTCGTTTTGCCGAATTGGATTGGGGAAAAGACTTGGGGGTGTATGCTCCTTTCTAA
- a CDS encoding isoprenylcysteine carboxylmethyltransferase family protein, which produces MKNLELKIPPAAVWFICALIMWVFARLLPFGALPHLPVVAMVVAGIGIGVGLASLWSFRKARTTINPLEPSQATHFVSKGVYQLSRNPMYVGLACCLLAWAIWLSYLLTWIGIPLFIAYMTRFQIIPEERALRLKFGKEYENYCLKVRRWL; this is translated from the coding sequence ATGAAGAATTTAGAACTTAAAATCCCACCTGCTGCAGTATGGTTTATCTGTGCTTTGATAATGTGGGTGTTTGCTCGTTTATTGCCTTTTGGCGCATTGCCTCACTTGCCTGTAGTGGCTATGGTTGTTGCAGGGATAGGTATAGGAGTTGGATTAGCTAGTCTTTGGAGTTTTAGGAAAGCTCGCACTACTATCAATCCTCTTGAGCCATCGCAGGCTACTCATTTTGTTTCAAAAGGGGTATACCAGTTGAGTCGTAACCCAATGTACGTAGGCTTGGCTTGCTGTTTGCTCGCTTGGGCGATATGGCTCTCTTATCTTTTAACTTGGATAGGGATACCGCTATTCATAGCTTATATGACACGCTTCCAAATCATTCCAGAAGAGCGCGCTCTCAGACTGAAATTTGGCAAAGAATACGAAAACTATTGCTTGAAAGTACGCCGCTGGCTGTAA
- a CDS encoding SUKH-4 family immunity protein encodes MLSFTKDDIKALHQAGITAELHPPQPHLMSLDEVLQNKFALLNDYPQMGFYFIRFPDELIPMQQQGQHFQCFGKCCYGYFALNAKRNVYLLSTNNDYTDAPAVWVNHSLEEFIKSYSLLMAGVFQLKGSDTSTQEKLFAVLDKVAQQVTEALRELNPELLEEGSLWSQFIYMIEDGWFNIAYHEIFYIREGRRNL; translated from the coding sequence ATGCTTAGTTTTACAAAAGACGATATAAAAGCCCTACACCAAGCCGGCATTACTGCTGAGTTGCACCCTCCTCAACCCCACCTAATGAGCCTTGACGAGGTACTGCAAAACAAGTTTGCCCTCCTGAACGACTATCCACAAATGGGGTTTTACTTCATTCGCTTTCCCGATGAGCTTATACCTATGCAACAGCAAGGGCAACATTTCCAGTGTTTTGGAAAATGTTGTTATGGTTATTTTGCACTGAATGCTAAGAGGAATGTATACTTACTCTCTACCAATAACGATTATACCGATGCCCCTGCGGTATGGGTGAATCATTCGCTGGAGGAATTTATCAAAAGTTATAGCCTGTTGATGGCGGGAGTATTTCAGCTCAAAGGTAGTGATACATCTACCCAAGAAAAACTTTTTGCAGTACTGGATAAAGTTGCCCAGCAAGTAACCGAGGCTCTCCGCGAACTTAATCCTGAATTATTAGAAGAAGGAAGCCTTTGGAGTCAATTTATTTATATGATAGAAGACGGCTGGTTTAACATCGCTTATCACGAAATATTCTATATCAGAGAAGGAAGAAGAAATCTGTAA
- a CDS encoding SMI1/KNR4 family protein — protein sequence MENIKKLYNLTPKDCKGFSEAQLLKAEKRLHITLPEEFRAYYLQLGATKSVNQSYNSLATPQQLYFAGDYLCFCEENQGVVMWAIRKEDLTNPNPPVWGNYGSETDPNWTQETQSLSDFWLYLAIYNGVMGGLPYNANAMGGWGMENFEVPEQAVAHIEKQYTELTSLSWEGQRTFTDTDFQIVITLAIHQVTNRATAIFTGSTQQKLFDTLLDAMENFGLQWDYTSYDDDDDDDDFQVVSEAELNELKAKGLWTLS from the coding sequence ATGGAAAACATCAAAAAACTATACAACCTCACACCCAAGGACTGCAAAGGCTTCTCGGAAGCACAGTTATTAAAAGCTGAAAAACGCTTACACATCACCTTACCTGAAGAGTTCCGAGCGTATTACCTACAATTAGGGGCAACCAAAAGTGTAAACCAATCCTATAACTCGTTGGCAACACCCCAGCAATTGTATTTTGCAGGCGATTACTTATGCTTTTGTGAAGAAAACCAAGGAGTAGTGATGTGGGCTATCCGCAAAGAAGATTTAACCAACCCCAATCCGCCCGTTTGGGGTAATTACGGCTCCGAAACCGACCCCAATTGGACACAAGAAACTCAAAGTCTCTCCGACTTTTGGCTCTACCTTGCCATTTACAATGGTGTGATGGGAGGCTTGCCCTACAATGCCAATGCAATGGGCGGTTGGGGTATGGAAAACTTTGAAGTACCCGAGCAAGCAGTTGCCCATATAGAAAAACAATATACCGAGCTTACCTCTCTCAGTTGGGAAGGACAACGCACCTTTACCGATACCGATTTTCAAATAGTCATTACCCTTGCCATACACCAAGTCACAAACCGAGCCACTGCTATTTTTACAGGTAGCACTCAACAAAAGTTATTTGATACTCTTTTAGATGCTATGGAAAACTTTGGCTTACAATGGGATTACACTTCCTACGACGATGATGATGATGACGATGATTTTCAAGTAGTCTCAGAAGCTGAATTAAATGAACTAAAAGCCAAAGGCTTATGGACACTAAGTTAG
- a CDS encoding helix-turn-helix transcriptional regulator, whose amino-acid sequence MNIAPFVKERRKQLKLTQTELAMRAGVGLRFVRELEQGKSTLRLDKVNKVLALFGAEVGVTTLVEK is encoded by the coding sequence ATGAATATCGCTCCTTTTGTAAAGGAAAGGCGCAAACAGCTAAAACTCACACAAACCGAATTGGCAATGCGCGCAGGAGTAGGTTTGCGTTTTGTACGCGAATTAGAGCAAGGAAAAAGTACCTTGCGTTTAGATAAAGTAAATAAAGTATTAGCACTATTTGGTGCTGAAGTAGGGGTAACAACCCTTGTTGAGAAATAA
- the infB gene encoding translation initiation factor IF-2: MSEGKTIRINKVLKDLNISLATAVDELKKYKNIDIEASLNTKITEEAFEFLSNKFKADKNKREASKEIVADKRKEREAIRLEQEKENQEKRKQQEQEVIKAKAQLAGLKTVGKIDLDGGKKEAATAPTAPAQEIAPAATTTTAPDAQNKTVEQTTSVKSHKEEVKNAAQQTSKPNKENKEKDKKKDRPADAQQKNKTVYQNPLTQTATPPKKKELQLHKKEEVTPEAPIGVIETQYQKLTGPKVVGEKIDLSQFEKKKKKKKRNRNKDKEKDLATGNSAAANNNDSEKRKRKRISKNEANNAGAAKAENNSKKEKKAKIIPKIEPTEEEVQKQVRETLERLQGKTTKSKGAKYRKEKRETHRQKAEQELAEQEQQEKVLKLTEFVTVNELATMMDVPINKVIGACMSLGIMVTMNQRLDAETLSIVADEFGFEVEFATANIEEAIHIEEDKPEDLVSRAPIVTVMGHVDHGKTSLLDYIRKENVIAGESGGITQHIGAYGVKLESGERITFLDTPGHEAFTAMRARGTKVTDIAIIVVAADDDVMPQTKEAISHAQAAGVPIIFAINKIDKPNANPDKIKERLAGMNLLVEEWGGKIQSQDISAKQGIGVQELLEKVLLEAEILELKANPHKPAIGTVVEAALDKGRGYVSTVLVETGTLRVGDYVLAGTNSGKIRAMHDERGKKVKEAGPSTPIIILGLDGAPQAGDKFYVFEDEKEAKQIVAKRAQLQREQSVRTQRHITLDEIGRRIALGDFKQLNIILKGDVDGSVEALTDSFQKLSTEEIQVSIIHKGVGAITESDVLLASASDAIIIGFNVRPMTNARALAEKESIDIRTYSIIYDAINDLKDAMEGMLSPVFKEEITGTVEIRELFKISKVGTIAGCMVTDGKIFRNSKIRLLRDNVVIYTGELSSLKRFKDDVKEVSKGYDCGLQVKNYNDIHEGDVLEAFQEVAVKKKL; this comes from the coding sequence ATGAGCGAGGGAAAAACAATAAGAATAAACAAAGTTTTAAAGGATTTGAATATATCTTTGGCAACTGCTGTGGACGAACTCAAGAAATACAAGAATATTGATATTGAAGCGAGTTTGAATACTAAGATTACCGAAGAGGCTTTTGAGTTCCTTTCAAACAAGTTCAAAGCTGATAAGAACAAGCGTGAAGCATCGAAGGAAATAGTTGCTGATAAGCGCAAAGAGCGCGAAGCGATACGCTTGGAACAAGAGAAAGAAAATCAAGAGAAACGCAAACAGCAAGAGCAAGAGGTGATAAAGGCCAAAGCGCAACTAGCTGGGCTTAAAACTGTGGGCAAAATAGACTTGGACGGAGGTAAAAAAGAAGCTGCTACAGCCCCTACTGCCCCCGCACAAGAAATAGCACCCGCAGCCACCACTACTACTGCCCCTGATGCTCAGAACAAAACAGTGGAACAAACAACCTCAGTGAAAAGTCATAAAGAAGAAGTGAAGAACGCTGCCCAACAGACAAGCAAACCCAACAAGGAGAACAAGGAAAAAGACAAGAAGAAAGACCGCCCTGCAGACGCTCAGCAGAAGAATAAAACGGTTTATCAAAATCCCCTTACACAAACCGCTACCCCTCCTAAGAAAAAGGAACTACAACTTCACAAAAAAGAAGAAGTTACCCCTGAAGCTCCTATTGGTGTGATTGAAACTCAGTACCAGAAACTTACTGGCCCTAAAGTGGTAGGTGAAAAGATTGACCTTAGCCAGTTTGAGAAAAAGAAAAAGAAGAAGAAACGCAACCGCAATAAGGATAAAGAAAAAGACTTGGCAACAGGCAATAGCGCTGCTGCTAATAATAACGACAGCGAAAAACGCAAACGCAAACGCATCAGTAAAAATGAAGCTAATAATGCAGGAGCTGCTAAAGCTGAAAACAATAGCAAGAAAGAGAAAAAAGCTAAGATTATACCTAAAATAGAACCTACTGAAGAGGAAGTACAAAAACAAGTACGCGAGACTTTGGAACGCTTACAAGGTAAAACTACCAAATCAAAAGGTGCTAAGTACCGTAAAGAAAAACGTGAAACACACCGCCAAAAGGCAGAACAAGAACTTGCAGAACAAGAACAACAAGAAAAGGTACTAAAACTTACTGAGTTCGTAACTGTAAATGAACTGGCTACGATGATGGATGTGCCTATTAATAAGGTAATAGGTGCGTGTATGTCATTAGGTATAATGGTTACTATGAACCAACGTCTTGATGCTGAAACCCTATCAATAGTAGCTGATGAGTTTGGTTTTGAAGTAGAATTTGCCACTGCAAATATTGAAGAGGCTATTCATATTGAGGAAGACAAACCTGAAGACTTAGTATCACGTGCGCCTATAGTAACTGTTATGGGACACGTAGACCATGGTAAGACTTCACTTTTGGACTACATCCGTAAAGAGAATGTAATAGCAGGAGAAAGTGGTGGTATTACGCAACACATTGGGGCTTATGGTGTGAAATTGGAGAGTGGAGAACGCATTACTTTCTTGGATACACCAGGACACGAGGCCTTTACAGCGATGCGTGCCCGTGGTACCAAAGTAACTGACATTGCTATTATTGTGGTAGCTGCTGATGATGATGTGATGCCACAAACCAAAGAAGCGATAAGCCACGCACAAGCAGCTGGTGTGCCTATTATTTTTGCAATTAACAAGATAGATAAACCAAATGCTAACCCTGATAAGATTAAAGAACGCCTAGCTGGTATGAACCTATTGGTGGAAGAATGGGGTGGTAAAATACAATCACAAGATATTTCGGCTAAACAAGGTATAGGTGTACAAGAACTACTTGAAAAAGTACTTTTGGAGGCTGAGATATTAGAATTAAAAGCTAACCCTCATAAACCAGCTATAGGTACAGTAGTAGAGGCTGCCTTGGATAAAGGTAGAGGATATGTATCGACAGTGCTAGTAGAAACAGGTACCTTACGCGTGGGTGACTACGTGCTAGCGGGTACTAACTCGGGTAAAATACGTGCTATGCACGATGAACGCGGTAAAAAAGTGAAAGAGGCTGGCCCTTCGACTCCTATTATTATCCTTGGGCTAGATGGTGCACCGCAAGCGGGTGATAAATTCTACGTATTTGAAGACGAGAAAGAAGCTAAACAGATAGTAGCTAAACGTGCACAACTACAACGCGAACAATCGGTACGTACACAACGCCATATTACACTGGATGAGATAGGAAGACGTATAGCCTTAGGCGACTTCAAGCAACTGAACATTATCCTTAAAGGAGATGTGGACGGATCGGTAGAAGCGCTTACTGACTCCTTCCAAAAACTATCAACTGAAGAAATTCAGGTATCAATCATTCACAAAGGAGTGGGTGCTATTACCGAATCGGATGTGTTATTGGCTTCGGCATCGGATGCTATTATTATAGGCTTTAATGTACGACCAATGACTAATGCGCGTGCTTTGGCTGAAAAAGAATCAATAGACATACGTACATACTCAATTATTTACGACGCTATTAACGACCTGAAAGATGCTATGGAAGGCATGCTTTCGCCAGTATTTAAAGAAGAAATAACTGGTACGGTAGAGATACGCGAATTGTTCAAAATATCAAAAGTAGGTACTATTGCAGGCTGTATGGTTACTGATGGTAAGATATTCCGCAACTCAAAAATACGCTTGTTGCGTGACAATGTGGTTATCTACACAGGTGAGCTTTCATCACTTAAACGCTTTAAAGATGACGTTAAAGAGGTGAGCAAAGGTTATGACTGTGGTTTGCAAGTTAAGAACTATAACGACATTCACGAAGGCGATGTACTTGAAGCCTTCCAAGAAGTGGCTGTGAAGAAGAAATTATAA
- a CDS encoding universal stress protein, with the protein MKNILVTTDFSEKSIASLHVALSFAKQHKAKIFLLHAIELPVRMITESQVSIPEAMYFLNLTKQRFTSLKKDLDTSVEITELIETAPLPEAVDEVVKKHNIDLVFMGSNGASGAKELFIGSNAEKVIRSATVPVLVIKNPNEKLKIKHIMFGCDFSKRFLKPFEKALKLAKLFGAKVDLVYVNTPYQFLTTHEINHRMQEFLKEAEHSKQRFETHVYNDIRVETGILNYVKENKIDLICMFPNGRKGIAHFFNGSISSDLVNHSNTPVLTIKLEK; encoded by the coding sequence ATGAAAAACATCTTAGTAACCACCGATTTTTCCGAAAAATCAATCGCTTCTCTACACGTAGCATTGAGTTTCGCCAAGCAACACAAAGCCAAAATATTCTTGTTGCACGCCATCGAATTGCCCGTCCGTATGATTACCGAAAGCCAAGTGTCAATACCCGAGGCAATGTACTTCCTTAACCTCACCAAGCAACGCTTTACCTCTCTTAAAAAAGATTTAGATACTTCGGTAGAAATTACCGAGCTTATCGAAACAGCACCACTGCCCGAAGCCGTCGACGAAGTCGTTAAAAAACACAATATCGACCTCGTATTTATGGGATCCAACGGCGCCTCAGGAGCCAAAGAACTATTCATCGGTTCCAATGCCGAAAAAGTAATACGCTCCGCCACAGTACCCGTATTAGTAATTAAAAATCCCAATGAAAAGCTCAAAATCAAACACATAATGTTCGGTTGCGACTTCTCAAAACGCTTCTTGAAACCCTTTGAAAAAGCCCTTAAACTCGCCAAGCTATTCGGCGCCAAGGTCGATTTGGTATACGTCAATACACCCTATCAGTTCCTTACCACCCACGAAATTAACCACCGTATGCAAGAGTTCCTCAAAGAAGCCGAACACTCCAAACAACGCTTTGAAACTCATGTATATAACGACATAAGGGTCGAAACAGGTATCTTGAACTACGTCAAAGAAAATAAAATAGACCTCATCTGTATGTTCCCTAACGGCCGCAAAGGTATCGCCCACTTCTTTAACGGCAGTATCAGTAGCGACTTAGTGAACCACTCCAATACTCCTGTACTAACCATTAAGTTAGAAAAATAA